Proteins encoded in a region of the Ptychodera flava strain L36383 chromosome 4, AS_Pfla_20210202, whole genome shotgun sequence genome:
- the LOC139131026 gene encoding protein sprouty homolog 2-like, producing the protein MAYRPPDGVVTRQPRTENNNELYGGPEILSIDQFNQNKKERPGNEYTEDPWLRQQVPKPPPIPPRRHQMNRGGSLTEPAIIPSGRLTLITTAQNGGNRSRNGTSTITHIVRSPPSFNKPPPKLPYGDIRTPDVVKPEPTPRSDVIIDDIEKCKKEQSQKNQCQFGQSASQRICQYCGRCKCAGCRNSGKLPETTLCNDRCLLSADNILETCTCLCAVKCTFYHCSSCCTCLADDHDEYYVCADKPCAISAPGQNHCCLRWTAMGIMSLFLPCLCCYWPGKGCVKLCRACYNSTHSRGCNCPPRRQELDHLL; encoded by the coding sequence ATGGCGTATCGTCCACCTGATGGAGTCGTGACCCGACAACCGCGAACCGAGAATAATAACGAACTGTACGGTGGACCAGAAATATTGTCTATCGACCAATTCAACCAAAATAAAAAGGAAAGACCGGGTAACGAATACACGGAGGATCCGTGGTTGAGGCAACAAGTACCAAAGCCTCCTCCAATCCCTCCCCGTCGCCACCAAATGAACAGGGGAGGTTCCTTGACCGAACCTGCCATAATTCCATCCGGAAGGCTAACTTTGATCACAACAGCGCAGAATGGAGGGAACCGGTCGAGAAACGGGACTAGCACCATCACGCACATTGTCAGGTCTCCGCCGAGTTTCAACAAACCGCCTCCCAAGCTGCCATACGGTGATATCAGGACACCGGACGTCGTGAAACCAGAACCCACCCCGCGTTCGGATGTTATTATTGACGACATTGAGAAGTGTAAAAAGGAGCAGAGCCAGAAGAACCAGTGCCAATTCGGACAGTCTGCGTCGCAGCGCATTTGCCAGTATTGTGGACGCTGTAAGTGTGCCGGGTGTAGAAATAGTGGAAAGTTACCGGAGACGACGCTGTGCAACGACCGGTGCCTCCTCTCTGCGGACAATATTCTGGAAACATGTACGTGTCTTTGTGCCgtcaagtgtacattttatcacTGTTCGTCCTGCTGCACATGTCTCGCGGACGATCACGACGAATATTACGTGTGTGCGGACAAGCCCTGCGCCATCTCGGCACCGGGACAGAACCATTGCTGCCTGAGGTGGACCGCGATGGGCATTATGTCACTATTTCTTCCATGCCTATGCTGTTACTGGCCGGGAAAGGGATGTGTGAAGCTGTGTCGAGCTTGTTATAACAGCACCCATTCAAGAGGGTGCAATTGCCCACCGAGGAGACAGGAACTCGATCACTTACTCTAG